A window of Pseudodesulfovibrio hydrargyri contains these coding sequences:
- a CDS encoding ArnT family glycosyltransferase, which translates to MPLLLVLAFAVRFPAFYTPTIDWDESTFILFGQHILNGGLPYADYFDIKPPLLFYFFAGAIKLFGASVPAVRAAGALCVFVTAGACYFLARRMWDGRAGLLAGILCISGMSVGSGAAVLSEAVAMAPLMVCVYLVIAENKRGWAMFLAGACMGAAVLIRSNLAYTCLFSAPGVLFILLEDRRGFPRRASLYALGGVCVLLLTLYPFYARHALGDLYRAVVLTPLEGLDGAMSIGGLKMLLWTWNDGWNPFMVVALCGLFLDIAQRAGRPSGHARHLVFLGLILAATTVSFLGGKTLYAHYVIQLIPALALFGGLVLSRLLKYGVGPRLLGLGLALYILLLPLLPLSFTLQRLSGIVWHMDGEYHVVASDESETARYIRAHLPEGRAIWAMNDHIIYWLLSMEPPSRYVMHPSKITLPVEVSIDSGRTATALSEIEDTFAKKPYFIVRGTNNRYIREGTPEGDLINAAMRRSYEKVAQFGRLGVFRITDG; encoded by the coding sequence GTGCCGCTGCTCCTTGTCCTGGCGTTCGCCGTCCGGTTTCCCGCCTTTTATACGCCGACGATCGACTGGGACGAGTCCACCTTCATCCTGTTCGGGCAGCACATCCTCAACGGCGGCCTGCCGTATGCCGATTATTTCGACATAAAGCCCCCGCTCCTGTTCTACTTCTTCGCCGGTGCGATCAAGCTGTTCGGGGCCTCGGTCCCGGCCGTGCGCGCGGCGGGCGCCCTGTGCGTCTTTGTCACGGCCGGTGCCTGCTATTTTCTGGCCCGGCGCATGTGGGACGGGCGGGCCGGTTTGCTCGCCGGGATCCTGTGTATCTCCGGCATGTCCGTGGGAAGCGGGGCGGCCGTGCTGTCGGAAGCGGTGGCCATGGCTCCGCTGATGGTCTGCGTGTATCTGGTCATCGCCGAAAACAAACGCGGCTGGGCCATGTTTCTGGCCGGGGCGTGCATGGGCGCGGCCGTGCTGATCCGGAGCAATCTGGCGTACACCTGTCTTTTCTCGGCACCGGGCGTCCTGTTCATCCTGCTCGAGGACAGACGCGGATTTCCGCGCCGGGCCTCGCTCTACGCCCTGGGCGGCGTCTGCGTTCTGCTCCTGACCCTGTATCCGTTTTACGCCCGCCATGCCCTCGGCGACCTGTACCGGGCCGTGGTCCTGACTCCCCTGGAGGGGCTGGACGGGGCCATGAGCATCGGCGGGCTGAAGATGCTCCTGTGGACGTGGAACGACGGCTGGAACCCCTTCATGGTAGTGGCGCTTTGCGGACTGTTTCTCGACATCGCGCAACGCGCCGGACGCCCCTCCGGGCATGCCAGGCATCTGGTGTTTCTGGGGTTGATCCTGGCGGCCACGACGGTGTCCTTTCTGGGCGGGAAGACGCTCTATGCGCATTATGTCATTCAACTGATCCCGGCCCTGGCATTGTTCGGCGGGCTTGTCCTGTCCCGTCTTCTCAAATATGGCGTCGGGCCGCGGCTGCTGGGCCTTGGTCTGGCTCTCTACATCCTCCTGCTGCCGTTGCTGCCCCTGTCCTTCACGCTCCAGCGGCTGTCCGGGATCGTCTGGCATATGGACGGCGAGTACCATGTCGTCGCCAGCGACGAATCCGAAACGGCCCGGTACATACGCGCGCACCTTCCGGAGGGGCGGGCAATATGGGCCATGAACGATCACATCATATACTGGCTGCTCTCCATGGAGCCGCCCTCCAGATATGTGATGCACCCGAGCAAGATCACATTGCCGGTCGAGGTCTCGATCGACTCCGGCCGCACGGCGACGGCGCTCTCCGAGATCGAGGATACCTTTGCCAAAAAGCCGTACTTCATCGTTCGCGGAACCAACAACCGGTACATCCGGGAGGGGACGCCCGAAGGGGACCTGATCAACGCGGCCATGCGCCGAAGCTACGAAAAGGTCGCGCAGTTCGGCAGGCTGGGCGTCTTCCGGATAACGGACGGGTAG
- a CDS encoding discoidin domain-containing protein yields the protein MIHLRLHRVPLPLLFLFACMLWAGPARALNVNVRVSSFKVDLGLEYAPGNLMDGDPSTAWAGGSISSGEGQWMEFSFDMPVRITGLGIYNGHQGEGQFEKFRRIRSGRVVYPDGSEFPFWLRDEKGEQVIKCPGKPFKSLRIVVDSVFPEGVALARMKLAVSEVKLYLTLMPAPQSGVEGGKDPADTFEPQVPPADTVNPVPEEIQVLLREFYVRQTSLDDDFHMLFAPHVRDRFDFQFEVFKEIQRQRGTYKLLRTAKVDPSGLGFELVYLDKDVAEVRVFGSYRVQVGKLDRNLEDDSVFVLMKGQEGWRILELDGQEEDF from the coding sequence ATGATTCATCTCCGTCTTCATAGGGTCCCGTTGCCTCTGCTTTTCCTGTTCGCGTGCATGCTTTGGGCCGGTCCGGCCCGAGCCCTGAACGTGAACGTCCGGGTGTCCAGCTTCAAGGTGGACCTCGGTCTCGAATACGCGCCGGGGAACCTGATGGACGGCGATCCGTCCACGGCCTGGGCCGGGGGGAGCATCTCCTCGGGGGAAGGGCAGTGGATGGAGTTCTCCTTCGACATGCCGGTGCGGATCACGGGGTTGGGCATCTACAACGGGCACCAGGGCGAGGGGCAGTTCGAGAAATTCCGGCGCATCCGGTCGGGCCGGGTGGTCTATCCCGACGGCTCGGAGTTCCCCTTCTGGCTGCGCGACGAAAAGGGCGAGCAGGTCATCAAGTGTCCGGGCAAGCCGTTCAAGTCCCTGCGCATCGTGGTCGACTCGGTCTTTCCCGAGGGCGTGGCCCTGGCGCGGATGAAACTGGCCGTGTCCGAGGTCAAGCTGTACCTGACGCTGATGCCCGCGCCGCAGAGCGGGGTGGAAGGCGGCAAGGACCCGGCGGATACGTTCGAGCCCCAGGTGCCGCCCGCGGACACGGTCAATCCCGTGCCCGAGGAGATACAGGTTCTGCTCAGGGAGTTCTACGTCAGGCAGACCTCGCTGGACGACGACTTCCATATGCTTTTCGCGCCCCACGTGCGCGACCGCTTCGACTTCCAGTTCGAGGTATTCAAGGAGATTCAGCGCCAGCGCGGGACCTACAAGCTGCTGCGTACGGCCAAGGTGGACCCGTCCGGGCTCGGCTTCGAGCTGGTCTATCTGGATAAGGACGTGGCCGAGGTCCGCGTGTTCGGGAGCTACCGCGTCCAGGTGGGCAAGCTGGACAGAAACCTGGAGGACGATTCCGTCTTCGTGCTGATGAAGGGGCAGGAGGGCTGGAGGATTCTCGAACTCGATGGCCAGGAAGAGGATTTCTAA